One genomic region from Nymphaea colorata isolate Beijing-Zhang1983 chromosome 10, ASM883128v2, whole genome shotgun sequence encodes:
- the LOC116262133 gene encoding calmodulin-binding transcription activator 1 isoform X1: MAEGRRYGISSRLDIEQILLEAQHRWLRPAEVCEILRNYRKFQIAPDPPNKPPSGSLFLFDRKVLRYFRKDGHNWRKKKDGKTVREAHERLKAGSVDVLHCYYAHGEENENFQRRSYWMLEEEFEHIVLVHYREVKSNKTSLSRVNGVERNSLSVEMASPACSSTLLPDQSSLQCQSTSTSCQSTGQALEYEDAESSDPQVTSRYNSHFELQNSEDKSFLAQEMPSTLHDYLNVQTSHGRGNDGKQLNIIQSSFSLAEQSLSSNNQNPGSGIGFDDSKKHIDLTSWENVLKQCTVDFQNVPHQARPLSGHSFGVGETPNRYVQPNFEQLFTDELRKQVDGNKLDDGSAWQLTSGEDQLASSTWSVSPQLHEDIHELNLSNNKKPSTKEPNEQHQLKMQMTENYMLSEVGFQEHKDLVDAANMEANSISSTKVVDYPAEGDGLKKLDSFCRWMSKEFGDVDESLVPSDSGIYWNVEEESRDVSADSELLSPSLSQEQLFSILDFSPNWVYSGMEAKVLISGTFLHDQDSYKWSCMFGEIEVPAEVIAPGVLRCHAPIHKVGRVPFYITCSNRLSCSEVREFEFRANNISVDIAPGLLDGENVMLLRMRLARFLSSGLDTQLNNPGIHSGKLNICTKINSLLKDNGDEWLQLKNLAGDVGSPGRVKDQLVQQLMKEKLHNWLLVKALEDGKGPNVLDKEGQGVLHLASALGYDWAIAPMIAAGVNVNFRDIRGWTALHWAAFCGRERTVVALVTMGGAPGALTDPTPQFPSGRTPADLASGNGHKGIAGYLAESALTSHLSTLTLKETLQDGHGSAGSGKRDTITFFDSGMTHLNEGGLEDESSLKDSLTAVRNAAQAAARIHQVFRVQSFHRKKLIEYGDDKCGISDEQALSLISFKGQRTGQDEPVHFAAIRIQKKFRGWKGRKEFLIIRQRIVKIQAHVRGHQVRKHLRKIVWSVGIVEKAILRWRRKGIGLRGFRSEGCIDGPPMQSHLSKKDDDGDFLREARRQTEARMEKALARVKSMVQYPEARDQYRRLLTAVTEFEESKVEIERLINGAESIEIDDLVIVETPEDDDISML, from the exons ATATTGAGCAGATACTGTTGGAAGCACAACATCGCTGGCTGCGCCCTGCTGAAGTCTGTGAAATTCTTCGAAACTATCGCAAATTTCAAATCGCTCCTGATCCTCCTAACAAGCCACCTA GTGggtctcttttcctttttgaccGAAAGGTGTTAAGATACTTTAGAAAGGATGGTCATAATTGGcggaagaaaaaagatgggaaAACTGTCAGGGAAGCACATGAGAGGCTGAAG GCAGGCAGTGTTGATGTCCTGCATTGCTACTATGCTCATGGCGAAGAAAATGAGAACTTTCAGAGAAGAAGTTATTGGATGCTTGAAGA GGAGTTCGAGCACATTGTGTTAGTTCACTACCGTGAAGTGAAG AGCAACAAAACAAGCTTGAGCCGTGTGAATGGTGTGGAAAGGAACTCTCTAAGTGTTGAGATGGCTAGTCCTGCTTGTTCATCAACACTGCTTCCAGACCAGAGTTCACtgcaatgtcagtcaacaagtACATCATGCCAGAGCACCGGTCAGGCATTGGAGTATGAAGATGCTGAATCCA GTGATCCTCAAGTAACTTCGAGATACAATTCTCATTTTGAATTACAAAACTCGGAAGATAAAAGCTTTCTGGCTCAGGAGATGCCTAGCACTTTGCATGATTATTTAAATGTGCAAACTTCACATGGTAGAG GTAATGATGGGAAGCAGCTTAATATTATACAAAGCTCCTTCTCTCTTGCTGAGCAAAGTTTGTCTAGCAACAACCAAAATCCTGGTTCTGGAATAGGTTTTGATGATTCCAAGAAGCATATTGATTTGACTTCTTGGGAAAACGTTTTGAAACAGTGTACGGTGGATTTCCAGAATGTACCTCATCAAGCTCGACCCCTTTCTGGCCATTCTTTTGGTGTTGGTGAAACACCAAACAGATATGTTCAGCCCAACTTTGAACAACTCTTCACAGATGAGCTGAGAAAGCAAGTTGATGGAAACAAACTGGACGATGGATCTGCATGGCag TTGACTTCTGGAGAAGATCAATTAGCTTCATCGACATGGTCTGTCAGCCCACAACTGCATGAAGATATTCATGAATTGAATTTGTCCAATAACAAGAAACCATCTACTAAAGAACCAAATGAACAGCATCAGCTTAAAATGCAGATGACAGAAAATTACATGCTCTCAGAAGTTGGTTTTCAGGAACACAAAGATTTGGTGGATGCTGCAAATATGGAGGCAAATTCAATTTCAAGTACAAAGGTGGTAGACTATCCTGCAGAGGGAGATGGACTAAAAAAGTTAGATAGCTTCTGTAGATGGATGAGCAAAGAATTTGGAGATGTAGATGAATCACTTGTACCATCCGATTCAGGCATATACTGGAATGTGGAAGAGGAAAGCCGGGATGTGAGTGCAGACTCAGAATTGCTGAGCCCATCACTTTCACAGGAGCAGCTTTTTAGCATTCTGGATTTCTCCCCAAATTGGGTATACTCAGGCATGGAAGCAAAG GTTTTGATTTCTGGGACATTCTTGCATGACCAAGATTCATATAAGTGGTCCTGTATGTTTGGTGAAATTGAGGTTCCTGCAGAAGTCATAGCCCCAGGTGTTCTTCGCTGTCATGCTCCAATACATAAAGTTGGAAGAGTGCCATTTTACATCACATGCTCAAACAGGTTGTCCTGCAGTGAAGTGCGTGAATTTGAATTTCGGGCAAACAATATTTCTGTGGACATTGCTCCAGGATTATTGGATGGTGAAAATGTGATGCTCCTCCGGATGAGGCTTGCAAGATTCTTGTCATCAGGTTTAGACACACAGTTGAATAATCCTGGTATTCATAGTGGGAAATTGAACATCTGTACCAAAATCAACTCCTTGCTAAAGGATAATGGGGATGAATGGCTTCAATTAAAGAACTTGGCTGGTGATGTGGGTTCCCCTGGACGTGTGAAGGATCAGTTGGTTCAACaattaatgaaagagaaattACATAATTGGCTTCTGGTAAAAGCACTTGAAGATGGTAAAGGTCCAAATGTACTGGACAAGGAAGGGCAAGGTGTCCTACATTTAGCATCTGCCCTTGGTTATGACTGGGCAATAGCGCCAATGATTGCCGCAGGTGTCAACGTCAATTTCCGTGATATTCGTGGTTGGACTGCGCTTCACTGGGCAGCATTTTGTGGCAG agAACGCACTGTTGTTGCATTGGTCACAATGGGTGGTGCTCCTGGAGCATTGACTGATCCAACACCTCAATTCCCTTCTGGTAGAACTCCTGCAGATTTAGCTTCCGGAAATGGGCACAAAGGAATTGCTGGTTATCTTGCAGAATCTGCATTGACATCACATCTTTCCACCCTCACTTTAAAGGAAACCCTTCAAGATGGACATGGATCTGCAGGTTCTGGCAAAAGGGATACAATTACCTTTTTTGATAGTGGTATGACCCATCTTAATGAAGGTGGTCTGGAAGATGAGTCTTCTCTGAAAGATTCATTAACTGCTGTTCGCAATGCTGCCCAAGCTGCAGCACGGATTCATCAAGTATTCAGAGTGCAATCCTTCCACCGTAAAAAACTAATCGAGTATGGTGATGATAAATGTGGAATCTCAGATGAGCAGGCTCTTTCGCTCATTTCTTTTAAGGGTCAGAGAACAGGACAAGATGAGCCTGTACATTTTGCTGCCATAAGGATACAGAAAAAATTCCGTGGTTGGAAGGGGAGAAAGGAGTTTTTGATAATTCGTCAGCGCATTGTTAAAATCCAG GCCCATGTTAGGGGTCACCAGGTAAGGAAACATTTGAGGAAGATTGTGTGGTCAGTGGGTATTGTTGAAAAAGCAATTCTACGGTGGAGGCGGAAGGGAATTGGTTTGCGTGGCTTCCGTTCAGAAGGTTGCATAGATGGTCCTCCAATGCAGAGCCACCTATCTAAAAAGGATGATGATGGTGACTTCTTGAGAGAAGCCAGAAGGCAAACAGAAGCAAGGATGGAGAAGGCCCTTGCACGTGTGAAGTCCATGGTTCAGTACCCTGAAGCCAGGGATCAATATCGAAGATTGCTCACTGCTGTGACTGAGTTTGAAGAGAGCAAG GTTGAAATTGAAAGATTGATAAATGGTGCGGAGTCCATTGAAATTGATGACCTGGTCATTGTTGAAACACCGGAGGACGATGACATTTCCATGCTTTGA
- the LOC116262133 gene encoding calmodulin-binding transcription activator 3 isoform X2 produces the protein MAEGRRYGISSRLDIEQILLEAQHRWLRPAEVCEILRNYRKFQIAPDPPNKPPSGSLFLFDRKVLRYFRKDGHNWRKKKDGKTVREAHERLKAGSVDVLHCYYAHGEENENFQRRSYWMLEEEFEHIVLVHYREVKSNKTSLSRVNGVERNSLSVEMASPACSSTLLPDQSSLQCQSTSTSCQSTGQALEYEDAESSDPQVTSRYNSHFELQNSEDKSFLAQEMPSTLHDYLNVQTSHGRGNDGKQLNIIQSSFSLAEQSLSSNNQNPGSGIGFDDSKKHIDLTSWENVLKQCTVDFQNVPHQARPLSGHSFGVGETPNRYVQPNFEQLFTDELRKQVDGNKLDDGSAWQEHKDLVDAANMEANSISSTKVVDYPAEGDGLKKLDSFCRWMSKEFGDVDESLVPSDSGIYWNVEEESRDVSADSELLSPSLSQEQLFSILDFSPNWVYSGMEAKVLISGTFLHDQDSYKWSCMFGEIEVPAEVIAPGVLRCHAPIHKVGRVPFYITCSNRLSCSEVREFEFRANNISVDIAPGLLDGENVMLLRMRLARFLSSGLDTQLNNPGIHSGKLNICTKINSLLKDNGDEWLQLKNLAGDVGSPGRVKDQLVQQLMKEKLHNWLLVKALEDGKGPNVLDKEGQGVLHLASALGYDWAIAPMIAAGVNVNFRDIRGWTALHWAAFCGRERTVVALVTMGGAPGALTDPTPQFPSGRTPADLASGNGHKGIAGYLAESALTSHLSTLTLKETLQDGHGSAGSGKRDTITFFDSGMTHLNEGGLEDESSLKDSLTAVRNAAQAAARIHQVFRVQSFHRKKLIEYGDDKCGISDEQALSLISFKGQRTGQDEPVHFAAIRIQKKFRGWKGRKEFLIIRQRIVKIQAHVRGHQVRKHLRKIVWSVGIVEKAILRWRRKGIGLRGFRSEGCIDGPPMQSHLSKKDDDGDFLREARRQTEARMEKALARVKSMVQYPEARDQYRRLLTAVTEFEESKVEIERLINGAESIEIDDLVIVETPEDDDISML, from the exons ATATTGAGCAGATACTGTTGGAAGCACAACATCGCTGGCTGCGCCCTGCTGAAGTCTGTGAAATTCTTCGAAACTATCGCAAATTTCAAATCGCTCCTGATCCTCCTAACAAGCCACCTA GTGggtctcttttcctttttgaccGAAAGGTGTTAAGATACTTTAGAAAGGATGGTCATAATTGGcggaagaaaaaagatgggaaAACTGTCAGGGAAGCACATGAGAGGCTGAAG GCAGGCAGTGTTGATGTCCTGCATTGCTACTATGCTCATGGCGAAGAAAATGAGAACTTTCAGAGAAGAAGTTATTGGATGCTTGAAGA GGAGTTCGAGCACATTGTGTTAGTTCACTACCGTGAAGTGAAG AGCAACAAAACAAGCTTGAGCCGTGTGAATGGTGTGGAAAGGAACTCTCTAAGTGTTGAGATGGCTAGTCCTGCTTGTTCATCAACACTGCTTCCAGACCAGAGTTCACtgcaatgtcagtcaacaagtACATCATGCCAGAGCACCGGTCAGGCATTGGAGTATGAAGATGCTGAATCCA GTGATCCTCAAGTAACTTCGAGATACAATTCTCATTTTGAATTACAAAACTCGGAAGATAAAAGCTTTCTGGCTCAGGAGATGCCTAGCACTTTGCATGATTATTTAAATGTGCAAACTTCACATGGTAGAG GTAATGATGGGAAGCAGCTTAATATTATACAAAGCTCCTTCTCTCTTGCTGAGCAAAGTTTGTCTAGCAACAACCAAAATCCTGGTTCTGGAATAGGTTTTGATGATTCCAAGAAGCATATTGATTTGACTTCTTGGGAAAACGTTTTGAAACAGTGTACGGTGGATTTCCAGAATGTACCTCATCAAGCTCGACCCCTTTCTGGCCATTCTTTTGGTGTTGGTGAAACACCAAACAGATATGTTCAGCCCAACTTTGAACAACTCTTCACAGATGAGCTGAGAAAGCAAGTTGATGGAAACAAACTGGACGATGGATCTGCATGGCag GAACACAAAGATTTGGTGGATGCTGCAAATATGGAGGCAAATTCAATTTCAAGTACAAAGGTGGTAGACTATCCTGCAGAGGGAGATGGACTAAAAAAGTTAGATAGCTTCTGTAGATGGATGAGCAAAGAATTTGGAGATGTAGATGAATCACTTGTACCATCCGATTCAGGCATATACTGGAATGTGGAAGAGGAAAGCCGGGATGTGAGTGCAGACTCAGAATTGCTGAGCCCATCACTTTCACAGGAGCAGCTTTTTAGCATTCTGGATTTCTCCCCAAATTGGGTATACTCAGGCATGGAAGCAAAG GTTTTGATTTCTGGGACATTCTTGCATGACCAAGATTCATATAAGTGGTCCTGTATGTTTGGTGAAATTGAGGTTCCTGCAGAAGTCATAGCCCCAGGTGTTCTTCGCTGTCATGCTCCAATACATAAAGTTGGAAGAGTGCCATTTTACATCACATGCTCAAACAGGTTGTCCTGCAGTGAAGTGCGTGAATTTGAATTTCGGGCAAACAATATTTCTGTGGACATTGCTCCAGGATTATTGGATGGTGAAAATGTGATGCTCCTCCGGATGAGGCTTGCAAGATTCTTGTCATCAGGTTTAGACACACAGTTGAATAATCCTGGTATTCATAGTGGGAAATTGAACATCTGTACCAAAATCAACTCCTTGCTAAAGGATAATGGGGATGAATGGCTTCAATTAAAGAACTTGGCTGGTGATGTGGGTTCCCCTGGACGTGTGAAGGATCAGTTGGTTCAACaattaatgaaagagaaattACATAATTGGCTTCTGGTAAAAGCACTTGAAGATGGTAAAGGTCCAAATGTACTGGACAAGGAAGGGCAAGGTGTCCTACATTTAGCATCTGCCCTTGGTTATGACTGGGCAATAGCGCCAATGATTGCCGCAGGTGTCAACGTCAATTTCCGTGATATTCGTGGTTGGACTGCGCTTCACTGGGCAGCATTTTGTGGCAG agAACGCACTGTTGTTGCATTGGTCACAATGGGTGGTGCTCCTGGAGCATTGACTGATCCAACACCTCAATTCCCTTCTGGTAGAACTCCTGCAGATTTAGCTTCCGGAAATGGGCACAAAGGAATTGCTGGTTATCTTGCAGAATCTGCATTGACATCACATCTTTCCACCCTCACTTTAAAGGAAACCCTTCAAGATGGACATGGATCTGCAGGTTCTGGCAAAAGGGATACAATTACCTTTTTTGATAGTGGTATGACCCATCTTAATGAAGGTGGTCTGGAAGATGAGTCTTCTCTGAAAGATTCATTAACTGCTGTTCGCAATGCTGCCCAAGCTGCAGCACGGATTCATCAAGTATTCAGAGTGCAATCCTTCCACCGTAAAAAACTAATCGAGTATGGTGATGATAAATGTGGAATCTCAGATGAGCAGGCTCTTTCGCTCATTTCTTTTAAGGGTCAGAGAACAGGACAAGATGAGCCTGTACATTTTGCTGCCATAAGGATACAGAAAAAATTCCGTGGTTGGAAGGGGAGAAAGGAGTTTTTGATAATTCGTCAGCGCATTGTTAAAATCCAG GCCCATGTTAGGGGTCACCAGGTAAGGAAACATTTGAGGAAGATTGTGTGGTCAGTGGGTATTGTTGAAAAAGCAATTCTACGGTGGAGGCGGAAGGGAATTGGTTTGCGTGGCTTCCGTTCAGAAGGTTGCATAGATGGTCCTCCAATGCAGAGCCACCTATCTAAAAAGGATGATGATGGTGACTTCTTGAGAGAAGCCAGAAGGCAAACAGAAGCAAGGATGGAGAAGGCCCTTGCACGTGTGAAGTCCATGGTTCAGTACCCTGAAGCCAGGGATCAATATCGAAGATTGCTCACTGCTGTGACTGAGTTTGAAGAGAGCAAG GTTGAAATTGAAAGATTGATAAATGGTGCGGAGTCCATTGAAATTGATGACCTGGTCATTGTTGAAACACCGGAGGACGATGACATTTCCATGCTTTGA
- the LOC116262133 gene encoding calmodulin-binding transcription activator 3 isoform X3, translated as MLEEEFEHIVLVHYREVKSNKTSLSRVNGVERNSLSVEMASPACSSTLLPDQSSLQCQSTSTSCQSTGQALEYEDAESSDPQVTSRYNSHFELQNSEDKSFLAQEMPSTLHDYLNVQTSHGRGNDGKQLNIIQSSFSLAEQSLSSNNQNPGSGIGFDDSKKHIDLTSWENVLKQCTVDFQNVPHQARPLSGHSFGVGETPNRYVQPNFEQLFTDELRKQVDGNKLDDGSAWQLTSGEDQLASSTWSVSPQLHEDIHELNLSNNKKPSTKEPNEQHQLKMQMTENYMLSEVGFQEHKDLVDAANMEANSISSTKVVDYPAEGDGLKKLDSFCRWMSKEFGDVDESLVPSDSGIYWNVEEESRDVSADSELLSPSLSQEQLFSILDFSPNWVYSGMEAKVLISGTFLHDQDSYKWSCMFGEIEVPAEVIAPGVLRCHAPIHKVGRVPFYITCSNRLSCSEVREFEFRANNISVDIAPGLLDGENVMLLRMRLARFLSSGLDTQLNNPGIHSGKLNICTKINSLLKDNGDEWLQLKNLAGDVGSPGRVKDQLVQQLMKEKLHNWLLVKALEDGKGPNVLDKEGQGVLHLASALGYDWAIAPMIAAGVNVNFRDIRGWTALHWAAFCGRERTVVALVTMGGAPGALTDPTPQFPSGRTPADLASGNGHKGIAGYLAESALTSHLSTLTLKETLQDGHGSAGSGKRDTITFFDSGMTHLNEGGLEDESSLKDSLTAVRNAAQAAARIHQVFRVQSFHRKKLIEYGDDKCGISDEQALSLISFKGQRTGQDEPVHFAAIRIQKKFRGWKGRKEFLIIRQRIVKIQAHVRGHQVRKHLRKIVWSVGIVEKAILRWRRKGIGLRGFRSEGCIDGPPMQSHLSKKDDDGDFLREARRQTEARMEKALARVKSMVQYPEARDQYRRLLTAVTEFEESKVEIERLINGAESIEIDDLVIVETPEDDDISML; from the exons ATGCTTGAAGA GGAGTTCGAGCACATTGTGTTAGTTCACTACCGTGAAGTGAAG AGCAACAAAACAAGCTTGAGCCGTGTGAATGGTGTGGAAAGGAACTCTCTAAGTGTTGAGATGGCTAGTCCTGCTTGTTCATCAACACTGCTTCCAGACCAGAGTTCACtgcaatgtcagtcaacaagtACATCATGCCAGAGCACCGGTCAGGCATTGGAGTATGAAGATGCTGAATCCA GTGATCCTCAAGTAACTTCGAGATACAATTCTCATTTTGAATTACAAAACTCGGAAGATAAAAGCTTTCTGGCTCAGGAGATGCCTAGCACTTTGCATGATTATTTAAATGTGCAAACTTCACATGGTAGAG GTAATGATGGGAAGCAGCTTAATATTATACAAAGCTCCTTCTCTCTTGCTGAGCAAAGTTTGTCTAGCAACAACCAAAATCCTGGTTCTGGAATAGGTTTTGATGATTCCAAGAAGCATATTGATTTGACTTCTTGGGAAAACGTTTTGAAACAGTGTACGGTGGATTTCCAGAATGTACCTCATCAAGCTCGACCCCTTTCTGGCCATTCTTTTGGTGTTGGTGAAACACCAAACAGATATGTTCAGCCCAACTTTGAACAACTCTTCACAGATGAGCTGAGAAAGCAAGTTGATGGAAACAAACTGGACGATGGATCTGCATGGCag TTGACTTCTGGAGAAGATCAATTAGCTTCATCGACATGGTCTGTCAGCCCACAACTGCATGAAGATATTCATGAATTGAATTTGTCCAATAACAAGAAACCATCTACTAAAGAACCAAATGAACAGCATCAGCTTAAAATGCAGATGACAGAAAATTACATGCTCTCAGAAGTTGGTTTTCAGGAACACAAAGATTTGGTGGATGCTGCAAATATGGAGGCAAATTCAATTTCAAGTACAAAGGTGGTAGACTATCCTGCAGAGGGAGATGGACTAAAAAAGTTAGATAGCTTCTGTAGATGGATGAGCAAAGAATTTGGAGATGTAGATGAATCACTTGTACCATCCGATTCAGGCATATACTGGAATGTGGAAGAGGAAAGCCGGGATGTGAGTGCAGACTCAGAATTGCTGAGCCCATCACTTTCACAGGAGCAGCTTTTTAGCATTCTGGATTTCTCCCCAAATTGGGTATACTCAGGCATGGAAGCAAAG GTTTTGATTTCTGGGACATTCTTGCATGACCAAGATTCATATAAGTGGTCCTGTATGTTTGGTGAAATTGAGGTTCCTGCAGAAGTCATAGCCCCAGGTGTTCTTCGCTGTCATGCTCCAATACATAAAGTTGGAAGAGTGCCATTTTACATCACATGCTCAAACAGGTTGTCCTGCAGTGAAGTGCGTGAATTTGAATTTCGGGCAAACAATATTTCTGTGGACATTGCTCCAGGATTATTGGATGGTGAAAATGTGATGCTCCTCCGGATGAGGCTTGCAAGATTCTTGTCATCAGGTTTAGACACACAGTTGAATAATCCTGGTATTCATAGTGGGAAATTGAACATCTGTACCAAAATCAACTCCTTGCTAAAGGATAATGGGGATGAATGGCTTCAATTAAAGAACTTGGCTGGTGATGTGGGTTCCCCTGGACGTGTGAAGGATCAGTTGGTTCAACaattaatgaaagagaaattACATAATTGGCTTCTGGTAAAAGCACTTGAAGATGGTAAAGGTCCAAATGTACTGGACAAGGAAGGGCAAGGTGTCCTACATTTAGCATCTGCCCTTGGTTATGACTGGGCAATAGCGCCAATGATTGCCGCAGGTGTCAACGTCAATTTCCGTGATATTCGTGGTTGGACTGCGCTTCACTGGGCAGCATTTTGTGGCAG agAACGCACTGTTGTTGCATTGGTCACAATGGGTGGTGCTCCTGGAGCATTGACTGATCCAACACCTCAATTCCCTTCTGGTAGAACTCCTGCAGATTTAGCTTCCGGAAATGGGCACAAAGGAATTGCTGGTTATCTTGCAGAATCTGCATTGACATCACATCTTTCCACCCTCACTTTAAAGGAAACCCTTCAAGATGGACATGGATCTGCAGGTTCTGGCAAAAGGGATACAATTACCTTTTTTGATAGTGGTATGACCCATCTTAATGAAGGTGGTCTGGAAGATGAGTCTTCTCTGAAAGATTCATTAACTGCTGTTCGCAATGCTGCCCAAGCTGCAGCACGGATTCATCAAGTATTCAGAGTGCAATCCTTCCACCGTAAAAAACTAATCGAGTATGGTGATGATAAATGTGGAATCTCAGATGAGCAGGCTCTTTCGCTCATTTCTTTTAAGGGTCAGAGAACAGGACAAGATGAGCCTGTACATTTTGCTGCCATAAGGATACAGAAAAAATTCCGTGGTTGGAAGGGGAGAAAGGAGTTTTTGATAATTCGTCAGCGCATTGTTAAAATCCAG GCCCATGTTAGGGGTCACCAGGTAAGGAAACATTTGAGGAAGATTGTGTGGTCAGTGGGTATTGTTGAAAAAGCAATTCTACGGTGGAGGCGGAAGGGAATTGGTTTGCGTGGCTTCCGTTCAGAAGGTTGCATAGATGGTCCTCCAATGCAGAGCCACCTATCTAAAAAGGATGATGATGGTGACTTCTTGAGAGAAGCCAGAAGGCAAACAGAAGCAAGGATGGAGAAGGCCCTTGCACGTGTGAAGTCCATGGTTCAGTACCCTGAAGCCAGGGATCAATATCGAAGATTGCTCACTGCTGTGACTGAGTTTGAAGAGAGCAAG GTTGAAATTGAAAGATTGATAAATGGTGCGGAGTCCATTGAAATTGATGACCTGGTCATTGTTGAAACACCGGAGGACGATGACATTTCCATGCTTTGA